In Actinomycetota bacterium, the following are encoded in one genomic region:
- a CDS encoding UDP-N-acetylglucosamine 1-carboxyvinyltransferase — translation QFAGELVRMGADVHIEGHHALVRGVPALSGAPVRCPDLRAGAALVLAGLVADGETRVDDVHHIERGYERFTAKLAALGARIETVEGPDTSGDPC, via the coding sequence CCAGTTCGCCGGCGAGCTCGTGCGCATGGGCGCCGACGTCCACATCGAGGGCCACCACGCGCTCGTGCGCGGCGTGCCCGCGCTCTCGGGTGCGCCCGTGCGCTGCCCCGACCTGCGCGCGGGCGCGGCGCTCGTACTCGCCGGGTTGGTCGCCGACGGCGAGACCCGCGTCGACGACGTGCACCACATCGAGCGTGGCTACGAGCGCTTCACCGCCAAGCTCGCCGCACTCGGCGCGCGTATCGAGACGGTCGAGGGCCCGGATACGTCCGGCGACCCCTGCTGA